The following DNA comes from bacterium.
TTTTTCAGATATGGTTTCATTTTTAAAGTCATAAGAAACAAGTTTGTTTTTGAAAGATTCAAGGAATCTTATTATCTCACGATAGCTTTGGGGTACAGGTTCTACTATCACATCAGGAAAAACTGGTTCCGGTCTTATGCCTGTAACCCTTGCAGTGTAGCTCTGTTTTGCATAAAGAATGGTATCATGCCTTAATTCTGCCCAGAAACCTTGTTGCGTAATCAGTAGTTTGTCCCGGTAGGCGGTGACGTTGACCTTGAGGAAAGGGGGAAAACGGGGAGTTTCGTTTAAGGTTTTAATTATATAAAGCCAGTGCCAGTAAGCATTTTGGTGCCATTCTTCAATTTTTATTGCCTGCGCCCATTTCTGGAGGCTGTCCAGCATTTTCGTGTAGTTTTTATACTGCCCTTCATTGTAAAAATTAAGTAAAATATCTTTTGCTCTATCGTTGCCAAGAACCGCAAGTAGATCTAATCCCCTTGGGAAGAGCCTCGGCTTTGAGGCTGTTCCAACCTTTGCATAAACAAGGTTTTGGAATATGTATGAATCTGGTATAAACCTCTGGGACATAAATTTGCAAGATAAAAGGATTTCTTCTGGATTGTCTATGTCCCTAAACCAGGTTGAATAAATTGATGGTTTTCTCAGTTTTGACGCTTTTTTCATAAAATTTAGAATCTGCGAGTCGTCGGAAAAACCGACGGGAAAGTCTGGGAATTGCTTTTCTATTAAAGGTATTAATTCTACAAAGTTCAGGTCGTCGCTTTTTCCCACCAGATAAGATGTGATTTCGTAAATCCGCTCGTAGAGTTTCTGGATCTCTGAATCCTCTGATATTGCCTGTGCCATCAAAATGGCACATCTTGTAAGAAAAATATTGCGATCGAGATTTTCAGTATCAGGGAAAATGTAAAAAGGCATCCTTCCAAGCCACATCATACTTAGGAAGTATCTTTTAAGAGTATCAGTCCTTGTATAATGCCCTCGGGGAACATACTGGGAGTAGTCTTCAAAAACCTTCAATACTCTTGAAGTGTCAAATCCAGCATGTTCAGAAATCAAATTTATTTCTGCTTCAACAACATCTTTGACGTCCTTATCAAGGCTAAATTTCGGGTCAAGAAGTTTTAAAGCAACCTCCACGTAGGCAAGGTTTGTAAGCGAGGTTTCTTTTATATGCCGATTTTTGACATTTTTCAATTCTCTAAACCTGCTGTCGAGTTTCAGGAGCATTGTTTTTAAATCGGAATAGAATTGTTCTGTTTCAAGGGTTCTCAGGGTGAAGTCGTAGATAAGGTGGACTCCGTGAAGAAGCGGGTCTATGGTGATGTACATTGGTTCATTTTGGTTTTTGATTTTTTTGTAGATTGCGGGAAAGTGGCTTTCGCTACTCTTTATTGCTATAAATCCATTTCTCTTCAGGGCATCTTCCATGTTTATGCGCCCCAACTTTTCACCACCGTTTAAAGTTAATGCTAAAAGAGTAATGAAGACTAACATAGTGAGTAAATTATAATGCTGTTTTTTCGTTAGATTGTTTTTGCTAATGCATGTTGATTGCTTTAATATTTCCACATGCCACTTGCATTTCTTCTATTTTCTTATGTCTTCAGTTCTCAATATCTTACCAATTTCAACAATGCCTTTTCCTCGGTAAAAGCTTCGGATACGATATTTGTTGCCACCGTAGGTGGTGTGGTAAGTTTTGCACCATCGACGATTTCCCACTCTGATAGTTTTTTTAGTTTTTCTTACAGGGTATTCACCACTGCCAATGGTTTGAGAAGTAACTATGTGCTGGATGTAGATGAAGATAGTGAAGGAAATTTGTGGGTTGTTGTGAGGGATGCTGGAATACAGGTTAAAAGAAAAGCCTCAGATATTTTTGAAGCCTATGATTTGCCAATAATCACATTACGCAAGGCCAAAATAATTAAATATTTCGATGAAGACTATTTTTTACTTGGTACAGATTACGGGTTGTTTGTTTTAAAAACCGGTGGGAACCTTAATCCAGAGGACGATAGGGTTTACCCACCCCTGGTTATACGTGACTCAGTTAAATTTATTGAAAAAGGTAAGGATTTTGCTTACATTGTAACACCAACAAATATTTACGGCTGGACACCCGACAGCACTTTCCGGATTGATGTTCCTTTAAATTACGGAGGGTTTGGAATAGCGAAAGAGTTGGATGATGGTATTCTATATTCTACGGGATCTAAGCTCGTGTTTGCTTCTGCTGAAACAACTTTAATTTTTGATGCAGGTTCTGTATATACTGCTGTTAAAGATGATAACAAGGTATATCTTGGAAGCAACTGGGGAACCTTTTTGTTTGAAAATCGAAGTTTGAGAAAAATTTTAAATTATCCGTCCGCTTGCATTATTCCCTTGGGTGATTCAGGAATCATCTTTACCTTTTTCACATCTAATCGTGAGTTTTCTTACTATGGGCCTCCATGGAGGTATTTTGACGGAAGTAGAGTTTATTCTTTCGGTAGCCCCACATTGTTCAATCTTGTTACATCACTTAAATTTAAGGACGGCATTATAGCGGCGGGCATCCTTGCCTGGACTTCGGATTCCATTTCTCTACCTTCAAAACTTTTAATTTTTGATGGCCAGGAATTTCACTATGGTGAGGGATTAAAAGGTATTGATCATGCGGTAAGAAGCATAGATATTGATGATTCTGGTAAAATTTGGGTTGGGTTATATTCGACAAACAGCCCGGGAATTTATGTTTTTGATAGGTCCGGTCGTCTTCAACATATTGTAAATGAGTTACCAACGAGGATTATATCCCATATTTCCATTGCAAAGGATACTCTCGTAGCTCTCTGGCAGGATGGAATATACAGGATTCACAAATATGGTTCATTCTTTATAGCAGAGGAAGTATTTAAAGTAAATTATCCATTCTTTGTCGAGCAGACAGGGGATGACCGCTACCTTATAGGGACTGAAAATGAAGGACTTATAATTATAGATACTTCGGGAAATTTGGTTTTGAGGCTTAATCCTTCGGATTTGAATTCTTCTCTGGTGAGTGTTGTAAAGAGCAGAGGCGAGAAGATGTACATTGGGACAAGCGGTGGACTGCTGGTTTATAGTGGCAGAGACGTAAAAAGGATTTCAACTGGTTATGTGAGAGATATTGAATTTTACAAAAATTTCGTGGTTGCGCTAACGGATTCAGCGATTCAATTGGTTTACAACGACTCTTTGGTTTACTCCTTTACCAGTTTAAATTCTCCATTTACTCCTATTAATGAGCAGTATTACCGCGTCAGGGATGTGATGGAGATAATGGATGACGGAACTTTTGTAGTTGGAGGGCAGGAGGGCATTATGCTGATGAAACCTCTCTTTCCTTATCTTAAAAGAGAGTCTTTTCGGGTTTTTCCGAATCCCGCGAAGGTTGGCGAGAGAATTTACGTGGATGCGCCCGAAGAACCAAAAGTATACGACCTCTCAATGAGAAGATTGCCATACCGAGCTAAATTGGATGGTGACTTGTATTTCTTCGACACCTATGGATGGGCAAGAGGAATTTATATAATTGTCTCTGGTGACAATGAACCTGTTAAGATTCTCTTGAAGTAATTTTATTATCTCTTTGTTGAGTGTACGCGGCGAGGAATTTATAATTTAAAACAAAGGAGGTTTTCAATGGCGAAAAAATATGTTTACTTTTTTGGAGGCGGAAAAGCTGAAGGCAACAAAGACATGAAGAATTTGCTTGGGGGTAAAGGTGCCAACCTCCATGAGATGACTAATATTGGCATTCCAGTCCCACCGGGTTTTACGATTACAACGGAAGCTTGTGTATATTACTTCAAAAATGGAACTTTTCCTCCGGGTCTTGAAGAGGAGGTTAGAGAAAATCTGAAGAAATTGGAGAATTTGACAGGAAAGATCTTTGGTTCTGTTGATAATCCGCTGCTTGTTTCAGTAAGGTCTGGTGCTCGTACATCAATGCCAGGCATGATGGACACCATTTTGAACCTTGGTCTAAATGACCAATCGGTTCAGGGGCTTGCAAAAAAGACCAACGATGAGCGATTTGCTTATGACTCTTATCGTAGATTTATTCAGATGTTCTCAGACGTTGTTCTTGGTGTTGATAGGAACCTTTTTGAAGAAAGACTAAGAGCCAAGAAGGCAGAAGTAGGTGTTAAGGAAGATTTCGAAGTTCCGACAAAAGAATTAAAGGAACTCGTCGAGGAATATAAGGACATAGTCAAAAAAGTTACGGGAAAGCCCTTTCCCCAAGACCCGGTAGAGCAGCTGTGGCTCGCAATTGAAGCAGTTTTTAAATCTTGGAACAATAAGAGGGCCATTGAATACAGAAGGCTTCATAGGATCCCCGATGAATGGGGAACCGCATGTAATGTTCAGACAATGGTATTTGGGAACATGGGATTTGATTGTGCAACCGGCGTAGCCTTTACAAGGGACCCATCTACGGGTGAGAAGACGGTTTACGGCGAGTATCTTCCTAATGCTCAGGGTGAAGATGTTGTCGCTGGAATAAGAACTCCAAAGAAACTGCAGTTGCTTGCTAAGGACATGCCTCAAGCATATAAAGAATTACTTGAGATTTTTGACAGACTCGAGAAACACTACAGGGACATGATGGATATCGAGTTCACTATTGAGAAAGGAAAAGTTTACATACTTCAGACCAGGGTTGGGAAAAGAAGTGCTCGTGCGGAGGTAAAGATTGCTGTTGATATGGTAAAAGAAGGATTGATAACTAAAGAAGAAGCAGTTTTAAGAGTTGATCCAAGGAGGATTGAGCAACTATTACACCCGATGATTGACCCGAAGGCAGAGAAGGTCGTGCTTACAAAAGGCCTTCCTGCTTCACCTGGGGCTGCATGGGGTAAGGTAATATTTGATTCTGATGAAGCTGCTGACCTCTCGGAGGCTGGAGAACCTGTCATTCTTGTGAGAGATGAAACCTCCCCTGATGATATTCGCGGGATGGCAAGATCGAGGGGTATTCTTACTGCAAGAGGGGGAATGACATCCCATGCGGCTGTCGTTGCACGGGGTATCGGAAAGCCCTGTGTGGTTGGTGCCGAGGAGATTGAAGTTGACTACGAAAATAACCTCTTCAGAGTAAGAGATGTTGTAGTTAAGAAAGGAGATATAATTACCATTGATGGCTCGACGGGTGAAGTCTTGCTTGGCAAAGTGCCAACGGTAGATCCTGAACTTTTTGAGGAATTTAACGAGCTCCTCAGATGGGCTGATGAAATCAGATGGATTGGTGTTCGTGCTAATGCGGATACTCCTGCGGATGCAGAAAGAGCCAGGAAATTTGGGGCTGAGGGTATAGGACTTTGCAGAACGGAGCACATGTTCTTTGAGGGTGAAAGAATTTATGCCATGCAAGAAATGATACTGGCGAAGACTAAGGAAGAAAGAGAAAGAGCACTGGCAAAATTACTACCGATGCAAAGAGAAGACTTTAAAGGAATCTTTAAGGCTATGGATGGTTTCCCAGTGACGATTCGCTTGTTGGATCCACCTCTTCACGAGTTCGTTCCAAAAACAAAAGAGCAGATGGAGGAGCTTTCAAGGAAAACGGGAATATCTGTGGAAGAGATTGCTGCAAAGTCTGAGGCTCTCCGAGAAGCTAATCCTATGCTTGGTCACAGAGGTTGTCGTCTTGGCATCGTTTATCCAGAGATAACGGAGATGCAGGCAAGGGCAATTTTTGAGGCTGCATGCGAATGTATAAAGGAAGGGGTAAAGGCCATTCCTGAGATAATGGTCCCTATTGTGTCGCTAAAAGATGAGCTGGATAACCAGAAGGCAATTATTGATAGAGTTGCCGCCGAAGTGATGAAAGAAAAGGGTATTGAGGTAGAGTATACTGTAGGAACAATGATTGAATTGCCCAGAGCCTGTGTAACTGCAGATAAGATTGCTCAGACTGCCGAGTTTTTCTCTTTCGGTACAAATGACTTGACCCAAACTACCTTTGGCTTTTCCAGGGATGATGTCGGGAAATTTGTACCTAAATACATAGAACTTGGCATTTTGAAGGATGATCCTTTCCAGGTACTTGATCAGGAAGGAGTAGGTGCTCTTGTTAAAATTGGCATTGAAAAGGGTAGATCCACAAGACCGAATCTCAAGGTTGGTATTTGCGGTGAACATGGTGGTGAGCCGTCCTCGGTGGAGTTCTGCCACAGAGTTGGTATGGATTACGTCTCCTGTTCGCCCTTCCGTGTTCCAATTGCCAGACTCGCAGCTGCTCAAGCTGTTGTAAAGGAAAAAATGAAAAGGCAGAGGTTACCACATTAATAAGACTGAAAAAGCTGGCGTAGCTCAATCGGCAGAGCAGCGCATTCGTAATGCGCAGGTTGGCGGTTCGAGTCCGCCCGCCAGCTTTTTTATTAATTATGGAAAATAGAGCACTATTTTCGGTATCAGGCCTTCGAGGTATAGTTGGGGAAGGCTTGACTATACCGCTTGTTGTCAAGTACACTTCAGCTTTTGCACGGCATAACGGCGGTAAATTGTATTTTGTGGCTCAAGACACAAGACCACATAGCGTTGCAATAAAATTAGCAGTAATTTCAACCTTGCTTTCTCTTGGCAAGGAAGTTATAGACCTTGGAGTGGTACCTACCCCCACTCTTCTCTTTGCAATCCGAGAAAGAAAAGCAGATGGTGGGGTAATGATTACCGCCAGCCATAACCCTATTGAGTGGAATGCATTGAAGTTTGCCAACGGAAATGGCCTTTTTATCTCAAATGAAGATGTTGTGAAAGTTGAAAAATTGGCTCAGGAAGAACCTACCTGGTCAAGATTTGATGGATTCAAGCCACTAAGGCAGAATGTTAACACTATTAAAGACCATATAGAGAAGATCTTGGCAAGTCCATTTATTAACGCGCCTCTTATAAGAAAGAGAAAGTTTAAAGTTGTGTGTGATTGCATAAACGGTGCTGCTTATAACGCTATACCTACACTACTTGAAGAACTCGGTGCCGAGGTTTTTGGTATCAATTGTGATGATTCAGGAGAATTTACAAGGAATCCTGAACCCAAAAAGGAGCATTTAATGGAGCTCGAGAATCTACTCTTCGAAAAAGATGCTGATGTGGCCTTTGCCACAGACCCTGATGGTGACAGACTTCTTGTAGGATTCAGAGACATAGGATTGCTTTCCGAAGAATACACTGTTCCCCTTTGTGCTTACTATATTTTGGGCAAGAAAAAAGGCGATGTTGTTGTCAACCTCTCTACGTCTATGATAGTGGAACACGTTGCTGAAAATTATAAAGTGAAAGTTTTTCGCACCGCCGTTGGCGAAGCCAATGTAGTAAAGATGATGATTGAAAAAGGCGCAATTATTGGGGGAGAAGGTAATGGAGGAGTTATTTTTCCTGCGATAAACGCCTGTAGGGATTCTTTAACCGGTATTGCGATAATCCTTTCCCTAATGGCTGAAGAGAACATATACCCTATTTATTCTTCAATTCCGAAGTTTTTCATGATGAAGAAACAGGTAAAGTATTATTCGGAATTACCCGTGGAAAAGCTTGAAAAGGCTTTTAAGAGGTTTAATGTGGACCTTACCGATGGGGTTTATCTAAGAAAAAAGGATGCATGGATTCATATTAGAAAATCGAACACCGAGCCAGTTGTAAGAATTTACGCAGAGTCTCCTTCAGAGGAGGAAACTCTTTCCTTGATTGCCAAGGCAGAAGAGGTACTTTCTGCGTAATTTTGCCATTTTCTTGAATATTCGAAGACTCAATTGTAAAATTTTTACGGTATGAACGAAATTTTAAAAATTTTTGTGCAAATACAAAATCTTGATAGCGAAATAGAGGAATTGAAACATAAGAAAGTGAATTTGCCCCAAGAAATTCAGCAACTTGAAAATGAAATTCAGAAACTGGCAGCTGAAAAGGATAAAATGGAAGCAAGTTTAAAAAAAGAAGAAATAAAGTTGAGAGAACTCGAAGTGGACCATCGTGAAATTCAGGAAAAAATTAGGAATTTTCAGGAAAAATCGAGACAGGTAAAAAGTAATGAAGAGTATCGTGCAATGATCTCTCAGATTGAACATGCCAACATGGAAAAGATTAAAAAGGAAGAAGAAATATTCTTACAGATGGAATTGGTTGAAAGATTGCAGAAAGAATTGCCTGAAAAAACTAAATTTCTTGAAGAAAAGAAAAAGGAGCTTGAGAACGCT
Coding sequences within:
- a CDS encoding DUF3160 domain-containing protein; the encoded protein is MLVFITLLALTLNGGEKLGRINMEDALKRNGFIAIKSSESHFPAIYKKIKNQNEPMYITIDPLLHGVHLIYDFTLRTLETEQFYSDLKTMLLKLDSRFRELKNVKNRHIKETSLTNLAYVEVALKLLDPKFSLDKDVKDVVEAEINLISEHAGFDTSRVLKVFEDYSQYVPRGHYTRTDTLKRYFLSMMWLGRMPFYIFPDTENLDRNIFLTRCAILMAQAISEDSEIQKLYERIYEITSYLVGKSDDLNFVELIPLIEKQFPDFPVGFSDDSQILNFMKKASKLRKPSIYSTWFRDIDNPEEILLSCKFMSQRFIPDSYIFQNLVYAKVGTASKPRLFPRGLDLLAVLGNDRAKDILLNFYNEGQYKNYTKMLDSLQKWAQAIKIEEWHQNAYWHWLYIIKTLNETPRFPPFLKVNVTAYRDKLLITQQGFWAELRHDTILYAKQSYTARVTGIRPEPVFPDVIVEPVPQSYREIIRFLESFKNKLVSYDFKNETISEKIEELKELTEMILEACELQTANKKLPLNKAKYLYSFGEILERIYTFPSSFTQNEEDTLLPLIADVHTDVNSGLVLEVAVGFPLELYIQGDGKIFKGAMFSYYEFKQPMKDRLTDKEWQEKANSVPFEKWISFIAE
- a CDS encoding C4-type zinc ribbon domain-containing protein, translated to MNEILKIFVQIQNLDSEIEELKHKKVNLPQEIQQLENEIQKLAAEKDKMEASLKKEEIKLRELEVDHREIQEKIRNFQEKSRQVKSNEEYRAMISQIEHANMEKIKKEEEIFLQMELVERLQKELPEKTKFLEEKKKELENAVSISKQQLAEIENRLAMNEEKKKILLEKLPEKEKQLYLKLQSKYGSYAICRVIENESPKTEKDYICSGCYSVLPLSFVQELKSKHPYSRCPNCGRIIYYYEEV
- the ppdK gene encoding pyruvate, phosphate dikinase, whose product is MAKKYVYFFGGGKAEGNKDMKNLLGGKGANLHEMTNIGIPVPPGFTITTEACVYYFKNGTFPPGLEEEVRENLKKLENLTGKIFGSVDNPLLVSVRSGARTSMPGMMDTILNLGLNDQSVQGLAKKTNDERFAYDSYRRFIQMFSDVVLGVDRNLFEERLRAKKAEVGVKEDFEVPTKELKELVEEYKDIVKKVTGKPFPQDPVEQLWLAIEAVFKSWNNKRAIEYRRLHRIPDEWGTACNVQTMVFGNMGFDCATGVAFTRDPSTGEKTVYGEYLPNAQGEDVVAGIRTPKKLQLLAKDMPQAYKELLEIFDRLEKHYRDMMDIEFTIEKGKVYILQTRVGKRSARAEVKIAVDMVKEGLITKEEAVLRVDPRRIEQLLHPMIDPKAEKVVLTKGLPASPGAAWGKVIFDSDEAADLSEAGEPVILVRDETSPDDIRGMARSRGILTARGGMTSHAAVVARGIGKPCVVGAEEIEVDYENNLFRVRDVVVKKGDIITIDGSTGEVLLGKVPTVDPELFEEFNELLRWADEIRWIGVRANADTPADAERARKFGAEGIGLCRTEHMFFEGERIYAMQEMILAKTKEERERALAKLLPMQREDFKGIFKAMDGFPVTIRLLDPPLHEFVPKTKEQMEELSRKTGISVEEIAAKSEALREANPMLGHRGCRLGIVYPEITEMQARAIFEAACECIKEGVKAIPEIMVPIVSLKDELDNQKAIIDRVAAEVMKEKGIEVEYTVGTMIELPRACVTADKIAQTAEFFSFGTNDLTQTTFGFSRDDVGKFVPKYIELGILKDDPFQVLDQEGVGALVKIGIEKGRSTRPNLKVGICGEHGGEPSSVEFCHRVGMDYVSCSPFRVPIARLAAAQAVVKEKMKRQRLPH
- the glmM gene encoding phosphoglucosamine mutase, with amino-acid sequence MENRALFSVSGLRGIVGEGLTIPLVVKYTSAFARHNGGKLYFVAQDTRPHSVAIKLAVISTLLSLGKEVIDLGVVPTPTLLFAIRERKADGGVMITASHNPIEWNALKFANGNGLFISNEDVVKVEKLAQEEPTWSRFDGFKPLRQNVNTIKDHIEKILASPFINAPLIRKRKFKVVCDCINGAAYNAIPTLLEELGAEVFGINCDDSGEFTRNPEPKKEHLMELENLLFEKDADVAFATDPDGDRLLVGFRDIGLLSEEYTVPLCAYYILGKKKGDVVVNLSTSMIVEHVAENYKVKVFRTAVGEANVVKMMIEKGAIIGGEGNGGVIFPAINACRDSLTGIAIILSLMAEENIYPIYSSIPKFFMMKKQVKYYSELPVEKLEKAFKRFNVDLTDGVYLRKKDAWIHIRKSNTEPVVRIYAESPSEEETLSLIAKAEEVLSA